The genomic segment TAATAAGATAAAGAAGAGACTCCGCCCAAAAAAACAGCAGAAAACCTTTCCTATCAAGGGATTTAGGCGTTTTTTAAGCGTGATGATGTCGTCACAGTTGTGTGATGATTTCATCACACATAACCCAAACACTATCCCTACTTACTTAAAGGGTGTGATGTTTTTCCTACACATCCCCTTTAATTGGAATCATTTTTTTTAATTTCAAGTAAGTTTTTCGTTGGTATAATTGACCGTAGTTTGCTTTTGGTTTTATCCAGATTTTCCACGGTAGATAAATTTTGTTTTTTTCTAATTTATCTCTTTGAATAGCTATAACACTCATTGCGTGATTGATTTTGTTTCTGTCCCCAGCATACACAAGCTCTGGATTTAATATTAATATTCTTTCGGATACAACCCTGCCAAAAGTCAAAGTTTCTTCTGGATCTGCGTATTGATGAATTATCCCTTTTTTTATCAGTTGGTTAACGTTTCTGCTTGTTTGTTCACGACTTTTTCCAAATAATTCGGCAATATCAGATACGGACATCGGAACGTTATTATCATCCACAATAATATTGCTGTCATACCGTAAAAGATTTGCGATACTAAGCAGTAAATATCCTTCTGCCACTGTTAAATACTTACTTTTTAGCAAATGAATCATGTTTACGTTATTTAATATTGAGTGTCTAGCCTTGTTGTATTCGTTTCTTTTCACAAGGATATAGCCCGCTTTCTCCGCTTTATCTGCCTCTTTGTTGACTGTCTCTAAATCAACTCCTTTGTTTTGCTCTCTCGTTTTTGCTTTTAATTCCGCAATATTAAAGGCTTTTTCTAAGTTCACTTGCGACACCTGCCTTCTGTTGTTCAAACAAGGACATTATTTTCCTTAGACGATTTGACAACCTAGTATTTCGCTCCACTATCTTGTTATTACTGACCGCTATACTCAACGCTTTTTGCGTTCCAATCAGCACAACTTTTTGTTCGGCTCTCGTTATCCCGGTATAGACGAGATTCCTTGCAAGCATAATATAATGGCTGGTAGACACAGGCATGATGACGACAGGGGCTTGGCCGCCTTGGCTCTTATGGACTGTGATGGAATAAGCTAATTGCAGTTCTTTCAAATCATCTTTTGTATAGATGACCTCTCTCCCATTAAAAGAGCAATATAGCCCCTTCTCATTGGTTGGCTCCCCTTCTTCATCCAACAGGGTATCAATCCTGTTAATCACCCCGATGTCCCCATTGAACACTTCCTTGTTATAGTTATTTTTTGTCTGTATCACTTTATCTCCCACTCGAAAGATCGTCTTTCCGGCTGGTATTTCCTCTTTGTAGAGGGCTGGAGGATTAATCGTTTCTTGCAAGATACGATTCAGTTCCTGAGTGCCGATCTCTCCCTTTTTCATGGGGCTGAGGACAAGAATATCCGATGGTGTATACCCCAGTTGCAAGAATCGTAAAACGCTTTTCCGGATCGTTTCCGCTATCTCTTCCGGGCTTTCCCGATGGATGAAGTAGAAATCGTTTTTCTCAGGGTCAATGGCAAACATCTTCCCTTGATTAACCCGATGTGCATTCATCACAATTTGACTTTCTTGTGCTTGTCGGAATATTTCTGTTAATTTCACGTGGGCAACCCCGGCATCCAGCATATCCTTTAGCACATTCCCAGGATTAACTGACGGGAGTTGATCACTGTCCCCAACCAACAATACTTTGGTTTTGGGGGCAACCGCACTGAACAATAGATCGGCCAACTGGATGTCCATCATGGACACTTCATCTACGATGAGCAAATCGCACGGCAAAAAATTATTTTCATCGAAAACGGGATCTTCTCCAGGACGGAACCCTATCAACCTATGTATTGTACAAGCGTCCACCCCTGTTAATTCAGCTAACTTACGACTGGCTCGTCCGGTGGGGGCTGAAAGAGATATTTCAGCCTTTGGAAATCTCTCACGATATATCTCAATCATCGCTTTGATGACTGTGGTTTTTCCCGTACCAGGGCCCCCAGTAAGAATGAGCAAACTTTCGGTGAATAGCTTTCTGATCGCTTCCCGTTGCCCTTCAGCCAATACCATATTGTTCTTCCGCTGATAATCCCGGATTGCCGGCTCTACCAAAAAAGGCATGGCTTCGCCATTCCCGGAACCATTCAATTTCTTTGAAAGTTTCTGGGCCACTCTTTTTTCGTGTTTGTATAAAAAAGTTGGATAAATCACGCCGTCTTCTATGACAATTCGTTCATTAGCTTCTAGAGCAGCAATCCCCTGCTCCACTTCTGCCCGTGTTATTTGCTCCTTGGCATTGTGATTCAACACCCTTAATGTATCCGCAATCAGTTCATCCTCTGGCAGATAACAATGCCCTATGTTAAAGCATTTTTCTTTCAATACATAATCCACACATGCCTCAATCCGATATCCCGAAGCAGGCGAAATACCAATTCGCTTGGCAATCTCGTCAGC from the Microaerobacter geothermalis genome contains:
- a CDS encoding helix-turn-helix domain-containing protein, with the translated sequence MNLEKAFNIAELKAKTREQNKGVDLETVNKEADKAEKAGYILVKRNEYNKARHSILNNVNMIHLLKSKYLTVAEGYLLLSIANLLRYDSNIIVDDNNVPMSVSDIAELFGKSREQTSRNVNQLIKKGIIHQYADPEETLTFGRVVSERILILNPELVYAGDRNKINHAMSVIAIQRDKLEKNKIYLPWKIWIKPKANYGQLYQRKTYLKLKKMIPIKGDV
- the recD2 gene encoding SF1B family DNA helicase RecD2, whose protein sequence is MFTGKITKIIYRKEDFLIAKLEASDGDYVIKGSIYGVDSGETITVDGEWVTHPQYGKQLEVTRWERPLPKTKSQIIAFLASPLIKGCGEKRAKDIVQHLGEDSLNRIMKDGEGCLLPIKGIGQQKAAKIVESVRLTFEIQNILMRLLPYGITANMVVKAYKEFGSNTAEVILKNPYQLTNLKLIGFLKADEIAKRIGISPASGYRIEACVDYVLKEKCFNIGHCYLPEDELIADTLRVLNHNAKEQITRAEVEQGIAALEANERIVIEDGVIYPTFLYKHEKRVAQKLSKKLNGSGNGEAMPFLVEPAIRDYQRKNNMVLAEGQREAIRKLFTESLLILTGGPGTGKTTVIKAMIEIYRERFPKAEISLSAPTGRASRKLAELTGVDACTIHRLIGFRPGEDPVFDENNFLPCDLLIVDEVSMMDIQLADLLFSAVAPKTKVLLVGDSDQLPSVNPGNVLKDMLDAGVAHVKLTEIFRQAQESQIVMNAHRVNQGKMFAIDPEKNDFYFIHRESPEEIAETIRKSVLRFLQLGYTPSDILVLSPMKKGEIGTQELNRILQETINPPALYKEEIPAGKTIFRVGDKVIQTKNNYNKEVFNGDIGVINRIDTLLDEEGEPTNEKGLYCSFNGREVIYTKDDLKELQLAYSITVHKSQGGQAPVVIMPVSTSHYIMLARNLVYTGITRAEQKVVLIGTQKALSIAVSNNKIVERNTRLSNRLRKIMSLFEQQKAGVASELRKSL